TGAGACACAAggtggaataaaaaaacaaacaaaggaaggaGGCTCGCATTAGGAAGAAGTGAGCCTTGACTTCAAACGTTCTGAAAGTCAACATGAGGTCAGGGGAATTACACGGAGGAAGGACGCAGAAACAATACAGGCAATAAATACCCAACAACACGGACAGTGTCCACACCCAAATGTGTCGTTTATTTTTCTGCAAATTACACTGTACACTATCTACAGCACGATCAGGTCCTTTGACCCCCATTCAGCTCCCCGCCACAGAAGGGTTACTGACTGATTTTAAGACTAAAATGAAGTGTTCGGGGAAAACCCTTCACGTTACACACTGTACATGAGCAAACACTTTGGGTCTGAACCACTGGGACTCAGCGCTCCTCTTTCTTGGCCGGAGCGCCCCTCTCCTCGGCGTCTCGAGCTTTGGCTGAGGCCAGCTCGGAGCCGGCGGTCAGCGCTGACACCCTCTGGGCGAGCCGCTCGAGGACCAAATCGGCAGTGCGGGTGAGAGTATGCTGAAAAAGGACGGGGGACAAAATagcacagcattaaaaaaaaaaaaaaacgacatttACTAGTATTTAAGTATATAAGACAGATTTATGCAGACAAAACATCAGCGCTGGGCTTTGCTTTACGGGGATTGTGCTGAGCTGGTATTGGATGCATGAGGGCGACAAAGCTGAAATGGTGCatgaagtgaaatatttattgttcaatagcagatatatatatatatatatatatatatatatatttgttggCCAACTTCAGCTGCTCAGCGATGGAGAGCGATGCTACGGAGGCTGACCACGTAACGGCTGAAAAACCTCAACTTACTGGAGGAAAAGCAAACGAAAAGCATTTTATTGAAGCATGAGGCCATCATGTCTTCATTGGACATTTGCGTTGGGTCTCTTTTAGTTCTCGTGCGTACATGGTTCTTATGTGAAACTGGGTTGTTATTGACAATTACAGGCCACCACAGGTcaagggacagaggagaggcaagGGGCCTGTAACATCAATTCTGCTGCAATTTCTCCTGGTGGCCAGTAGAGGTCAGCAACTCCTGACTAAGATGTTTGTTTCAATTCACCTCTCCTTTGCAAATAATACCTTTTCTCAGTTTGCGAGCATGCTTTTTGTGttgacaaatatatatatatatatatatatatatatatatatatatatatatatatatatatgcagagATAACAGCAGGGAAGCTGACGGGAAGCTACAATGCAGCTTTGATTAGGATCACAGATCACTGTAACTGTCTGCCACGCACAGTACCTGTAAGATATGCAGTCCCTTTAGCGTGAGGACAGCCAGCTCCCTCAAACCGTCCCCGGTCAAGTCCAAGTAGATGACGGACAGCAAAGGACTCTTGAAGCTCCGcctccactgcagctgaaaCTGTCCATCTCGTCCTCTCCCTGCCGGCTGGAATTTGTAGCATAGAAGTTCCTGCGTGGCAGAAAGGCAGATAACACTGTCATCGTCACCACAGCAGTCGGTCATTCTAATCAGACGCCTGAAGAGGAACAACAAACCTCTCCTGTTATGTCTTGTTCTAGCATATTCAATCGCTCTGGGCCTATTGTATCTGTCGTGTTACTTCAAAGGTCAGCCCGCgatgttctatatttttcttattgtcaacaaatcccatgaaaagacaaaaaaaaaaaaaaacaatgaatgaaaccTACTGACAAGTGTGTATCAAAGCCTGATCTgtgccattaaaaacacaccagtgaaccacactgttgcactgggtgacatgttccgTCAttagcatgaacacacacactgcagtttatttgaaCTCAatccccacacacaccgtcctgctgctgtaaatactcattagagcaccaaatgtggattaatccgccgctgaaaatagtccccaacaaatgcactatttcctcctgtttgttaaaaactacagtgaccaggTGCCAATAAAACTTTATGTCCACTGGACTTGGAGCCGAGAACCACACAGCTGTTTgttgaagaagaaaagtaaCTTCATGGGCTTTATTGACAATATAAAAATCTAGAATATCACCAGCTTTGTCCTTTTAACGTGTAATATGTGTAAATAAGTCCATCAGCGAAGAGGAGCTCCGACCTGCCCATACGTTCCCAACAGCACCTCCTTCTGCCCGTCAAAATCCAGGTCGATGACCAGAGCACAAAGCACTGCGTCCCACTGGTCGCTCTCTGAGAGGCACACGGGGCGAGACAAGCCTACCTCCTGGACATctctgagaaaacacacacacacacacacacacacataacacactgcTCCCAACTCAGCCACAGAGATGAAATCTGAGTGACAGTGCAAGCGATATCTTTATAATGTTATCTGATCCTGACCTGTAAACAACTGCCATCTCTATAGTGCTGGTTACCAGAAGGTTGTAGCTTTCCATGTCCACAcctgaagaggaaaacacacacaacagacagtcagtcaaaaaaaaccttgaaaatcCTTTAGCAAGCGCGTCCACAGCGATGGCCAGACACAAGTTCCACTGCATATCCAGAAAGAGCAAACTGAAGAAGAGACAGACGGGGACACATGTATTATGTTAAGGTGTGAAACTACAACAGAGCAGTAACATacttctttcctctccactgGGCTCAGTTTGGCAGCTCAGAGGGAACAGCAGCACTGTAGAAATTGGACTGTCAAACTGGAACCGCCAGCTCTGCAAAACCTCTgataagaacacacacacacacacacacacacacacacacacacactatctttaaaacacacaccGTCCTACAGTATATTCATCATCACTGCCTCTTGTAGCCATTTCATACGAAACCACGATGGAAACTATATAAAAGATACATATTTTGAAAATCAGAGGAAATTTAGGACCAGATCTCATTTATTTCTCCACTCTGTCGCACTACTATTTACTATATGTGGAAAAACTCATACAGCACAGATGCAATAGTGCGCTGATGAGTGCACAGATGAGGCCCTGTTGTGATCCTGATCTAATGGAGGCATCTCAGCGATACACAGTAACTTTAACCGCAATGTTGCATGTAACGTAATTACTTCTTCACATACTATTAGTAAAGTCCCTGCACAGCCACCATAAACCCAAGCGGGTGATGGGAATTCTTTTGGCTGACTTTGTCTGAAATCGCTCCCTATGTACTGCCCTCCaaaattcccacaatgcaatgaaACCGGTAGTGTTTCTGCTAGCAGTCCCACGATTCGATGCGTCACATTTTACGAGTACAACATTCACAGCCGTGATATAGGtgcaaataatacatttaatgataaaaaaggaatgatggctgaattccatttagctgcttcagttttaggGTCCTGGTGTTGGTGCATGTTGACTCGCGGTGCTCAGACAAGTGCAAGGGGCTGTGCTGGGCGGGGGTACGGTGCAGGAGGTTTGGTCGTGAGTAAAAGAAATGCTTTAAAAGGGCTATCAGATTCCAAAACAGTGCAATACGATACAGGAACAGACAGGGCTTTACAACCATCTTATCTTTAGCCACAACAGTAGAAATCCGGGGTTCATGTTACACACTCATCCACCAcgacagtgcccccccccccccccccccccccatcgttaatgttattagtcaATGAGTGAAGGAGGGTGTGATTTCTATGActctcctgttgttttgtttgcataGGGAAAAATCACACCTTCATCTTGTTAGTAGTCCAGTGACCCCATGTCGCCCCCACCTTCAACCTtagcagaggtctaatcagccgCAGGAAGTGACAGCGCCTGTGTGCGGTGCCTTAAAGGTATATGCATGCTGCCCACgtaaacaaaagcaacacaggAGTCTGGCCAAAGGCGCAGATGTGTTCAGCGTCCctggaggaaggaaaaggggGACTTCACTGTATTCCCCAATCTcacttttggggggggggggactgtgtGAAAAGGAGTCATCAGACGGTCCATTAGTCTGTGTTCGGTCTCCCTCACCTGGGCCTGTCTGGTTGACCAGAGCCAGTCCAACGCAGCTGTTCTGGCAGCCAAACGCAGAGAGTCGCCGGCCACCGGGTACACCCAACACATCCAACCACAGCACACTGCACaacgggggcgggggggaggggggggggggggcacaagcATTAGACACATGTGgatcacacatacatacagccGACGTGTTGAcgtacagtatttgtatttctctgacacagacagagagtgtTTTCTGAGTGAGCTTCCACAccgcacacactcaaacagtaGCAGACACAAAGCCCACGGAGACAGAGGGACTGACTTGCTGGGCAGTTGTTGCAGTTCAGGGAAGAGTCTCTCCACTGGCTGCTCTTCAAACTGGTGGAGGGAGGCGTTCTGTTGGAGACAGGAGAGCCAGGCTGAATGATGCTTTGATGCGGAGGTTGCATGCTGAATCAAAGTAAACGTCTCCTACAGATACACTAAACTCATTTCCGTCCTGTTTCGTCTCTCTTGctaaggcaaaaaaaaaggcctccTATAGCTTCCGTCCCTTTTATTCCACAAGTCCTCTATTTGacagaataatgaataatgaatctTGTTGTTGTCGGCTGCTGTTC
The Enoplosus armatus isolate fEnoArm2 chromosome 13, fEnoArm2.hap1, whole genome shotgun sequence genome window above contains:
- the kptn gene encoding KICSTOR complex protein kaptin, which codes for MMLRESYPFAEDSFSRFPSQSNIYGLCQAGEQELLAATLKGKVVCFRYQELQQKIRPVAKEVQFTYIPVDAEIVSIDAFNKSPPKRGLVVGITFVKDSGDKATPFLNIYCDYEPGSEFNLESIAQSCLNLELQFTPFQLYHTDVQCDDGGRETVFLLSGHDQRIHLYKENASLHQFEEQPVERLFPELQQLPSNVLWLDVLGVPGGRRLSAFGCQNSCVGLALVNQTGPEVLQSWRFQFDSPISTVLLFPLSCQTEPSGEERSVDMESYNLLVTSTIEMAVVYRDVQEVGLSRPVCLSESDQWDAVLCALVIDLDFDGQKEVLLGTYGQELLCYKFQPAGRGRDGQFQLQWRRSFKSPLLSVIYLDLTGDGLRELAVLTLKGLHILQHTLTRTADLVLERLAQRVSALTAGSELASAKARDAEERGAPAKKEER